ATACTCCGGTCTTGGTAGATTTCTGGGCTCCGTGGTGTGGTCCTTGTCGGATGGTTGCCCCGGTGGTCGAGAAAATCGCCGCGAAGTTCGAGGGCAAGTGCAAAGTCACCAAGCTCAACGTGGATGAAGCGTCCGCAACCGCCACCAAGTTCGGTATCCGCAGTATTCCGACTTTGATGCTGTTCAAGAATGGCCAGATGGTGGAGCAGATGGTGGGCCTGCAGTCCGAGAGCGCCCTTTCCGACATGATCACCAAGGCCATATCGGGGTAGTCGGCGAAGGTCTTGCCAGCCCGGCAGGGTTCACGGCAGCGCGATACAGTCCCTTGACTGCGCGCTGCCGTTCGCGTTTGGGGTCGCCGGTATGCGCTTGATTTGGGGACAGTGAACCGGGCCGGTAATCTGTGCGTCGAATGGGTAATTGTGATCGACGTCGGGAACCTTGGGCCCGAGCAATCCGTTATCAGGCTTGAGCAATTGCGACTCAACTTCCCTTCGCCGAACATATCAATTACATGCCGCAGGAGGTTGCGAGAGACCCATGACAGTCAGCACAGTGAACAGGCATTCGCACATCACGATCATCCTCCTGAGCGTCCTCGTGGGAGCGGTGCTCACGGGCCTCGTTCTGTATTACCCCCGTGCTCACAGCCCGGTTGGCGCCCAGGAAGTCACACAAGTTCCTGACTCTGTACAGGATCTTGAGGACGCGTTCGTCGCAGTGGCCGACGCAACACTGCCCGCCGTTGTCAGTATCAATGTGGAAACCAGCGGACCGACCGGCAACGTGGACGAGTTCGAGGAGTTCTTCAAGGACAACCCGTTCTTCGAGCCCTTCTTCAGGGACCGCGAGGAGGGCAGAGAAGGGGGGAAGACCCCTAAGCGTCCACGTCGGCAGCCCCGGGGCATGAGCATGGGCAGCGGCTGGATCTACAGCGAAGACGGTTATATTGTGACCAATTCTCATGTAGTCCGGGACGCCGTGAAGATCACGGTCAAACTGCATGACAAGGACAACGAAGACAAGGAGTACCCGGCCGAGCTGGTGGGGAATGACCCGAAGACCGAGTTGGCGGTGATCAA
The sequence above is drawn from the Armatimonadota bacterium genome and encodes:
- the trxA gene encoding thioredoxin — its product is MATVHEVTDSNFEAMVLKADTPVLVDFWAPWCGPCRMVAPVVEKIAAKFEGKCKVTKLNVDEASATATKFGIRSIPTLMLFKNGQMVEQMVGLQSESALSDMITKAISG